One region of Roseovarius faecimaris genomic DNA includes:
- the ribB gene encoding 3,4-dihydroxy-2-butanone-4-phosphate synthase codes for MSDSLPYETPGPVEDSLRDAISPTDEIIAEARAGRMFILVDHEDRENEGDFVIPAEYADAAAINFMATHGRGLICLPMTSERISQLGLPMMSVNNSSRHETAFTVSIEAREGVSTGISAADRALTVATAINEQNTAAAIATPGHIFPLRARNGGVLIRAGHTEAAVDIARLAGCKPAGVICEIMKEDGTMARLPDLVEVAQKHGMKIGTISDLIAYRHKHDNLVREVRREVIHSSHGGEWLMSLWADQITGTEHVVLTKGDVTDGAPVLARTHALNALEDVLGIGLEARDGAPTGKLPRAMEKIAAEGRGAVFLFRQPRPKLSSEMEDDDAPRTIKQTGLGAQIMSTMGVHELILLTDSPRTRYLGLDAYGISIVGTRPLSEG; via the coding sequence ATGTCCGACAGCCTTCCTTACGAAACCCCCGGTCCCGTCGAGGACAGCCTGCGCGATGCGATCTCTCCCACGGACGAGATCATCGCCGAGGCGCGCGCGGGCCGGATGTTCATCCTCGTCGATCACGAGGACCGCGAGAACGAAGGCGATTTCGTCATTCCGGCCGAGTATGCCGATGCCGCCGCGATCAATTTCATGGCCACCCACGGGCGCGGCCTGATCTGCCTGCCGATGACCTCCGAACGGATCAGCCAGCTTGGTCTGCCGATGATGTCGGTCAACAATTCCTCGCGGCATGAAACGGCGTTCACCGTCTCCATCGAGGCGCGTGAGGGCGTCAGCACCGGCATTTCCGCCGCCGACCGCGCGCTGACCGTTGCCACCGCCATCAATGAACAGAACACGGCTGCGGCCATTGCCACGCCGGGCCATATCTTTCCGCTGCGCGCGCGCAATGGCGGCGTGCTGATCCGCGCGGGCCATACCGAGGCGGCGGTGGACATCGCGCGCCTTGCGGGGTGCAAACCCGCCGGGGTGATCTGCGAGATCATGAAGGAAGACGGCACCATGGCGCGCCTGCCGGATCTCGTCGAAGTGGCGCAAAAGCACGGCATGAAGATCGGCACGATCTCTGACCTCATCGCCTACCGTCACAAGCACGACAACCTCGTGCGCGAAGTGCGCCGCGAGGTGATCCATTCGTCGCATGGGGGCGAATGGCTGATGAGCCTCTGGGCCGACCAGATCACCGGCACCGAACATGTGGTCCTGACCAAGGGCGATGTGACCGACGGCGCGCCCGTGCTGGCCCGGACCCACGCGCTCAATGCGCTTGAGGATGTGCTGGGCATCGGGCTTGAGGCGCGCGACGGTGCGCCCACCGGCAAACTGCCCCGCGCGATGGAGAAGATCGCCGCCGAGGGGCGCGGTGCCGTGTTCCTCTTCCGTCAGCCCCGGCCCAAGCTCAGCTCGGAGATGGAAGATGACGACGCCCCGCGCACCATCAAACAAACGGGCCTTGGCGCACAGATCATGTCGACCATGGGCGTGCATGAGCTCATTCTTTTGACCGACAGCCCCCGCACACGCTATCTGGGGCTGGATGCCTATGGCATTTCCATTGTCGGCACCCGCCCGCTTTCCGAAGGATAA
- a CDS encoding 6,7-dimethyl-8-ribityllumazine synthase, protein MASTEYSLPRASFDKPVKLLIVVAPFYRDIADQLIAGAVAEIEATGGSYEITEVPGALEVPTAIGIAERLSNFDGYVALGCVIRGETTHYDTVCNDSSRGITLLGLQGLCIGNGILTVENMEQAEARANPDKMNKGAGAAAAALHLIALTRKWGGARKGVGFIPDAEEYQLAGDLKDNPKA, encoded by the coding sequence ATGGCCAGCACCGAATACTCGCTCCCCCGCGCCAGCTTCGACAAACCGGTGAAGCTTCTGATCGTGGTGGCGCCCTTCTACCGCGACATCGCCGATCAGCTCATCGCCGGGGCCGTGGCCGAAATCGAAGCCACGGGCGGCTCTTACGAGATCACCGAAGTGCCCGGCGCGCTGGAAGTGCCGACCGCCATCGGCATTGCCGAGCGCTTGTCGAATTTCGACGGCTACGTGGCTCTGGGCTGCGTCATCCGCGGAGAGACCACGCATTACGACACCGTCTGCAATGACAGCTCTCGCGGGATCACCCTGCTGGGCCTGCAGGGGCTCTGCATCGGCAACGGCATCCTGACCGTCGAGAACATGGAACAGGCCGAGGCCCGCGCCAACCCCGACAAGATGAACAAAGGGGCAGGGGCCGCCGCCGCCGCCTTGCATCTCATTGCCCTGACACGAAAATGGGGCGGCGCGCGCAAGGGCGTTGGCTTTATCCCCGACGCCGAGGAATACCAACTTGCAGGCGATCTGAAGGACAACCCCAAAGCATGA
- the nusB gene encoding transcription antitermination factor NusB yields MTQLSGNQKRKMRSAARLYAVQALFQMEHSAQTVDAVIAEFEDHRFGAAYEEGEMQEGDPALFEQLMQDAVNHQALIDQMTDRALVAKWPIARIDPTLRALFRAAGAELTQTDTPPKVVISEFVDIAKSFYPEGREGSFVNAVLDHMAREARPEAF; encoded by the coding sequence ATGACGCAGCTTTCCGGCAATCAGAAGCGCAAGATGCGCTCCGCCGCGCGGCTTTACGCGGTGCAGGCCCTGTTTCAGATGGAGCATTCGGCCCAGACGGTCGATGCAGTGATCGCTGAGTTTGAAGACCACCGCTTCGGCGCGGCCTATGAGGAAGGCGAGATGCAGGAGGGCGATCCGGCCCTGTTCGAGCAGCTCATGCAGGACGCGGTGAACCATCAGGCGCTGATCGACCAGATGACCGACCGCGCGCTCGTGGCCAAATGGCCCATCGCCCGCATTGATCCCACCCTGCGCGCCCTCTTCCGCGCCGCCGGGGCCGAACTGACCCAGACCGACACACCGCCCAAGGTCGTGATCAGCGAATTCGTGGATATCGCCAAAAGCTTCTATCCCGAAGGCCGCGAAGGCAGCTTCGTCAACGCCGTGCTCGACCACATGGCACGTGAAGCGCGGCCAGAGGCGTTTTGA
- the ppk2 gene encoding polyphosphate kinase 2: MAEQEGTRTKISNADYEAELARLQIELVKLQEWVKHSGHKVAIIFEGRDAAGKGGTIKRITEAMNPRVCQVVALPAPTEREKTQWYFQRYVAHLPAAGEIVIFDRSWYNRAGVERVMGFCSDQEYREFMRSCPEFERMLVRSGIQLIKYWFSVSDDEQERRFQKRLTDPTKQWKLSPMDLESRKRWVDYSRAKDDMFNHTDIKQAPWYVVNSDVKKHARLDCISHLLSLIPYEEVERPPVVLEERPPQRSYVRPPMDDQEFVPPAHSRFL; encoded by the coding sequence ATGGCCGAGCAAGAGGGCACACGCACCAAGATCAGCAACGCAGATTACGAGGCCGAGCTTGCGCGGCTCCAGATCGAGCTTGTGAAACTTCAGGAATGGGTGAAACACTCCGGCCACAAGGTGGCGATCATCTTCGAAGGCCGCGACGCGGCGGGCAAGGGCGGCACCATCAAGCGCATCACCGAAGCGATGAACCCGCGTGTCTGTCAGGTCGTGGCGCTGCCCGCCCCCACCGAACGCGAAAAGACCCAATGGTATTTTCAGCGCTATGTCGCGCATCTTCCTGCCGCGGGCGAGATCGTGATCTTCGACCGGTCCTGGTACAACCGCGCCGGGGTCGAGCGCGTCATGGGCTTCTGCAGCGATCAGGAATACCGCGAATTCATGCGCTCCTGTCCCGAGTTCGAACGGATGCTGGTGCGCTCGGGCATTCAGCTGATCAAATACTGGTTCTCGGTCAGCGACGACGAACAGGAACGCCGCTTTCAGAAGCGCCTCACCGATCCGACAAAGCAATGGAAGCTCAGCCCGATGGACCTGGAAAGCCGTAAACGCTGGGTCGATTATTCGCGCGCCAAGGACGATATGTTCAACCACACCGATATCAAACAGGCCCCGTGGTATGTGGTGAACTCGGATGTCAAGAAACACGCCCGGCTCGACTGTATCAGCCACCTTCTGTCGCTGATCCCCTATGAAGAGGTCGAACGCCCGCCCGTGGTGCTCGAAGAGCGCCCGCCCCAGCGGTCCTATGTGCGCCCTCCGATGGACGATCAGGAGTTTGTGCCCCCCGCGCATAGCAGGTTCCTCTGA
- a CDS encoding MmcB family DNA repair protein: MDLVSSSTLLPGQLLARGVCRHLAEHGFVSVEEFTPERGRRVDVMALGPKGEIWVVECKSSRADYMGDGKWEGYLDWCDRYFWAVDEAFPTELLPEGTGLIIADGYDAEIIRMAPEVKLASARRTALTRRFAQAAARRLQALRDPRL; this comes from the coding sequence ATGGATCTCGTCAGCTCCTCCACGCTTCTGCCCGGGCAGCTTCTGGCGCGCGGTGTGTGCCGCCACCTGGCCGAGCATGGCTTTGTTTCCGTTGAGGAATTTACGCCCGAGCGGGGCAGGCGCGTGGATGTGATGGCGCTGGGCCCCAAGGGTGAGATCTGGGTGGTCGAATGCAAATCCTCGCGCGCCGACTATATGGGCGACGGGAAATGGGAGGGGTATCTGGACTGGTGCGACCGCTATTTCTGGGCCGTGGATGAGGCCTTCCCGACCGAGCTTCTGCCCGAAGGCACCGGTCTGATCATCGCCGATGGCTATGATGCCGAGATCATCCGCATGGCCCCCGAGGTCAAACTCGCCTCAGCGCGGCGCACCGCCCTCACGCGCCGCTTCGCCCAGGCCGCCGCCCGCCGCCTTCAGGCCCTCAGAGACCCCCGCCTATGA
- a CDS encoding porin, translated as MALTTNGKTTAALSALCLLAAPATAGEWELGLGAEYEQFFGYVSYDSATASDFEGADAVASGRVFVAPALTLDNGLSFGGNFELDAHLGERNAGVVADEAALYLKGGFGTLQFGKTDTPGNHMHMGAPVSFGPEVNNANISAAVLPSLLQFSNVHSTSQVGDDLIRGTLGSTYASNMRDETGLRLSYYSPRISGLQLGLSYAPDGPSTALGREDFIDVGANYTRSFGAVDAAVSAKWGLADSTAGSPEYWGLGLSLGFGALSVGGSYSETSGSAGGLTDGQAYDIGVKYETGRYGLSVHYLSGENIDDENAALGGKEQLQALTLAASYSLTGPASRDITPPGPAAPAAERYGRQPGMDASIFGFVSMTEFSEDLGDGGLGTPGDDNDGWVIGTGFRLTF; from the coding sequence ATGGCATTGACAACAAATGGCAAAACCACAGCGGCGCTGAGCGCGCTCTGCCTTCTGGCCGCGCCAGCCACGGCGGGCGAATGGGAGCTGGGGCTGGGCGCCGAGTATGAGCAATTCTTTGGCTATGTCTCATATGACAGCGCCACGGCGAGCGATTTCGAAGGCGCCGACGCCGTCGCGTCGGGCCGGGTGTTCGTCGCCCCCGCGCTGACACTGGATAACGGGCTGAGCTTCGGCGGGAATTTCGAGCTTGATGCCCATCTCGGCGAACGCAATGCCGGGGTGGTGGCCGACGAAGCGGCGCTCTATCTCAAGGGCGGCTTTGGCACGCTGCAATTCGGCAAGACGGACACGCCCGGCAACCACATGCACATGGGCGCGCCGGTCAGCTTTGGCCCCGAGGTGAACAACGCGAATATCAGCGCCGCCGTTCTGCCTTCGCTGCTGCAATTTTCCAATGTTCACAGCACCTCACAGGTGGGCGACGACCTGATCCGGGGCACGCTGGGCAGCACATATGCGTCCAATATGCGCGATGAGACCGGCCTGCGGCTGAGCTATTACAGCCCGCGCATCTCGGGCCTGCAACTGGGCCTGAGCTATGCGCCCGACGGGCCGAGCACCGCGCTGGGCCGTGAGGATTTCATCGATGTCGGGGCCAACTATACCCGCAGTTTCGGCGCGGTGGATGCCGCAGTTTCGGCGAAATGGGGCCTGGCGGACAGCACCGCAGGTTCGCCCGAATATTGGGGTCTGGGCCTGTCGCTTGGCTTTGGCGCGCTCTCCGTGGGCGGATCCTATTCCGAGACCAGCGGGAGCGCGGGCGGGCTGACCGACGGTCAAGCCTATGATATCGGGGTGAAATACGAAACCGGACGCTATGGGCTGAGCGTGCATTACCTCTCGGGCGAGAATATCGACGACGAGAACGCGGCGCTTGGCGGCAAGGAGCAGTTGCAGGCCCTGACCCTTGCGGCGAGCTATTCGCTCACTGGCCCTGCCTCGCGTGACATCACCCCGCCGGGGCCCGCTGCGCCTGCGGCCGAGCGCTATGGGCGACAGCCCGGTATGGATGCGTCGATCTTCGGCTTCGTGTCGATGACCGAATTCAGCGAGGATCTGGGCGATGGCGGGCTGGGTACACCGGGCGATGACAATGACGGCTGGGTGATCGGTACGGGCTTCCGTCTGACGTTCTGA
- a CDS encoding DUF6324 family protein: MGINTERDIEANLQIGPTDQGMVRLFVTAEDFEIPMDFDPDEAREIAEEILAAAKAAEARGS; the protein is encoded by the coding sequence ATGGGTATCAACACCGAACGCGACATCGAAGCCAACCTGCAGATCGGCCCCACGGATCAGGGCATGGTCCGCCTGTTCGTGACGGCGGAAGATTTTGAAATCCCTATGGATTTTGACCCGGACGAGGCGCGCGAGATTGCCGAGGAAATCCTTGCCGCCGCCAAGGCGGCAGAGGCGCGGGGATCATAG
- a CDS encoding GNAT family N-acetyltransferase → MLERQAIPRFAVAMDKITIRDFTADDAPWIAETHGALYRRGEGFDETFQPLVASILEDFITRSDPDRERGWIAERGGARVGCIFCTRLDDKTAKLRLFLVLPDLRGSGLGQKLLNECMSFAQSHGYEGMQLWTHESHRAACALYRRNGWQLRASKPVHSFGCDLVEQSWTYSFEL, encoded by the coding sequence ATGCTTGAAAGGCAAGCGATCCCGCGCTTTGCTGTGGCCATGGACAAGATCACGATCCGCGATTTCACCGCGGATGACGCCCCTTGGATTGCTGAAACCCACGGCGCGCTTTACCGGCGCGGTGAGGGATTTGACGAGACATTTCAACCGCTTGTGGCCTCCATTCTTGAGGATTTCATCACCCGCTCCGACCCGGATCGGGAACGCGGCTGGATCGCCGAGCGGGGCGGGGCGCGCGTGGGCTGCATCTTTTGCACCAGGCTGGATGACAAGACCGCCAAACTGCGCCTGTTCCTGGTTTTGCCCGACTTGCGCGGGAGCGGGCTGGGTCAGAAATTGTTGAATGAATGCATGAGCTTCGCCCAATCTCACGGCTATGAAGGCATGCAGCTGTGGACCCATGAAAGCCACCGCGCCGCCTGTGCGCTCTATCGCAGGAATGGCTGGCAGTTGCGGGCGTCCAAGCCGGTCCATTCCTTCGGCTGCGACCTGGTCGAGCAAAGCTGGACATACAGTTTTGAACTCTGA
- a CDS encoding LysR family transcriptional regulator encodes MSVNPPRPKGPPLNALRAFEAAARTGGFVTAAEELSVSPGAISQHIKTLEDWLGAPLFHRRSQGVRLTEFGRAVVPALTTAFDAMGEAVHQMRALSGQQVIQIAALPSVAQLWLSPRLPAIRAALPGVTFSVSALETPPNLARDLFDLSLFLRRPTGHAREIVLADDLIYPVCAPALADQIAAMRALHDLPLLHDALWAGDWALWARAILGRSDGFERGAKHSLYAIALEEARNGAGVLIGHDALVQPDLRRGTLVAPFSAPVRTGLALVLERARSTAGQGVLPDVISHLRAG; translated from the coding sequence ATGTCAGTCAATCCGCCACGTCCCAAGGGCCCGCCGCTCAACGCCCTGCGCGCGTTCGAGGCGGCGGCGCGGACCGGGGGCTTTGTCACCGCCGCCGAAGAGCTGAGCGTCTCGCCCGGGGCCATCTCGCAGCATATCAAGACGCTCGAAGACTGGCTTGGCGCGCCGCTTTTTCACCGCCGCTCTCAGGGGGTGCGCCTGACCGAGTTTGGCCGGGCGGTGGTCCCGGCGCTGACCACGGCCTTTGACGCGATGGGCGAGGCGGTGCACCAGATGCGCGCACTCTCCGGCCAGCAGGTGATCCAGATCGCCGCCCTGCCCAGCGTGGCGCAGCTCTGGCTCTCGCCGCGCCTGCCGGCCATCCGCGCCGCTCTGCCCGGGGTGACCTTCTCGGTCTCGGCGCTGGAGACCCCGCCGAACCTGGCGCGTGACCTCTTTGATCTGAGCCTCTTTCTGCGCCGCCCCACCGGCCACGCGCGTGAGATCGTCCTTGCCGACGACCTGATCTATCCGGTCTGCGCGCCCGCACTGGCCGACCAGATTGCAGCGATGCGCGCCCTGCACGACCTGCCGCTTTTGCATGACGCGCTCTGGGCCGGGGACTGGGCGCTTTGGGCGCGGGCCATACTGGGCCGCTCGGACGGGTTTGAGCGTGGCGCGAAACACTCGCTCTACGCCATCGCCCTCGAAGAGGCCCGCAACGGGGCAGGGGTGCTGATCGGCCATGACGCGCTGGTGCAGCCCGATCTACGCCGCGGCACGCTGGTGGCCCCCTTCAGTGCCCCTGTACGCACCGGTCTGGCGCTGGTGCTGGAACGCGCCCGCAGCACAGCCGGGCAGGGCGTCCTTCCTGACGTGATTTCCCATCTTCGCGCCGGATAA
- the glyA gene encoding serine hydroxymethyltransferase has product MTLETRNWVPEGCESRVQEIARATAGAQSAEIADRLEALAEQNRDIHERQCFNLNPATNVMNPRAEALLASGIGSRPSLGYPGDKYEMGLEAIEEIEVIAAELAAEVFDARFAEIRVPSGAIANLYGFMATCRAGDTIIAPPASIGGHVTHHMAGCAGLFGLRIVEAPVNADGYTLDLGGLRALAKAERPRLITVGGSLNLFEHPVAEVRALADEVGAKVLFDAAHQCGIIAGRAWKNPLKEGAHLMTMSTYKSLGGPAGGLIVTNDAEMAERLDAIAFPGLTANFDAAKSAALAMSLLDWREHGAAYAAGMIATARALAEGLDAEGLPVFARAQGVTRSHQFALEAAAFGGGQAASKHLRRAGVLACGIGLPIAEVQGDMNGLRLGTPELVRWGMTPEHMPRLAGLIARALRSDAPESLAAEVAAWRAEFDRLHFVM; this is encoded by the coding sequence ATGACGCTTGAAACGAGGAACTGGGTGCCGGAAGGCTGCGAGAGCCGGGTGCAGGAGATTGCGCGCGCGACGGCGGGGGCGCAGAGCGCAGAGATCGCCGACCGGCTGGAGGCGCTGGCCGAGCAGAACCGCGACATTCACGAAAGGCAATGCTTCAACCTGAACCCGGCGACCAATGTGATGAACCCGCGGGCAGAGGCGTTGCTGGCTTCTGGCATCGGGTCGCGTCCGTCCCTGGGTTATCCGGGCGACAAATACGAGATGGGGCTGGAGGCGATCGAAGAGATCGAGGTGATCGCCGCCGAGCTGGCCGCAGAGGTGTTCGATGCGCGCTTTGCCGAGATCCGGGTGCCGTCGGGGGCGATTGCCAATCTCTACGGATTCATGGCGACCTGCCGCGCGGGCGATACGATCATCGCCCCCCCGGCCAGCATCGGCGGGCATGTGACGCATCACATGGCGGGCTGTGCGGGGCTGTTTGGGCTGCGCATTGTCGAGGCGCCGGTGAATGCGGATGGCTATACGCTTGATCTGGGCGGCTTGCGGGCGCTGGCCAAGGCGGAGCGGCCCCGGCTGATCACGGTGGGCGGGAGCCTCAACCTCTTCGAGCATCCCGTTGCGGAGGTGCGCGCCCTTGCGGACGAGGTCGGGGCGAAGGTGCTGTTCGATGCCGCGCATCAATGCGGGATCATCGCAGGGCGCGCGTGGAAGAACCCGCTGAAGGAAGGCGCGCATCTGATGACGATGAGCACCTACAAATCCCTTGGCGGGCCAGCGGGCGGGCTGATCGTGACGAATGACGCCGAGATGGCCGAGCGGCTCGATGCGATTGCCTTTCCGGGGCTGACGGCGAATTTCGACGCCGCGAAATCGGCGGCGCTGGCCATGTCCCTGCTGGATTGGCGCGAGCATGGCGCGGCCTATGCGGCCGGGATGATCGCCACGGCGCGGGCGCTGGCCGAGGGGCTAGATGCCGAAGGGTTGCCGGTTTTTGCGCGCGCGCAGGGGGTCACCAGATCGCATCAGTTCGCGCTGGAAGCGGCGGCGTTTGGCGGCGGGCAGGCCGCGTCAAAGCATCTGCGCCGCGCCGGTGTCCTGGCCTGCGGAATCGGGCTGCCCATCGCGGAGGTGCAGGGCGATATGAACGGGCTGCGCCTTGGCACGCCGGAGCTGGTGCGCTGGGGCATGACGCCGGAGCATATGCCGCGCCTGGCAGGGCTGATCGCGCGGGCGCTGAGATCGGACGCGCCGGAGAGCCTGGCGGCGGAGGTGGCCGCATGGCGGGCGGAGTTCGACCGGCTGCATTTCGTGATGTGA
- a CDS encoding DUF3422 family protein, producing the protein MPPIADHPLRYDLVNELHARPFPVLSAPSTAVFLAVKRESDAAGRDPAADIAHLTALLDRHGAPHPQPGATHYFGQIGRHHLKWEQHTEMVTYTVFTEGLSDRAFDPADFDVLPEDWLEAAPGARMTSALIRIAPWESDDVVRDMLHTCFVPESVAVARVLDDAAIMAGDFRIDTAGHIRFALFVKPQTGPRRIGRIVQRMCEIESYKTMSMLGFAKARGLSPEMRGIDERLGALIGGLSGDGGRPAEEALHSLLAVSSELEAMVARSSFRMTATMAYETIVDERIRLLREERFEGRQTFAEFMTRRFQPAMRTVRATKARMEAMAERASRAGDLLRTRVDVERSAQNQALLESMNQRADLQLRLQKTVEGLSVVAISYYAVSLAGYLLYPLAGALGISKGMLLAGVTLPVVLLVWWMVNNIRKRLH; encoded by the coding sequence ATGCCCCCGATTGCCGATCACCCATTGCGCTATGACCTGGTTAACGAGCTTCATGCGCGCCCCTTCCCGGTGCTCAGCGCGCCCTCGACGGCGGTGTTTCTGGCCGTCAAGCGCGAAAGCGATGCCGCCGGGCGCGACCCTGCCGCCGATATCGCGCATCTGACCGCCTTGCTCGACCGGCACGGCGCGCCGCACCCCCAGCCCGGTGCGACGCATTATTTCGGCCAGATCGGGCGGCATCACCTGAAATGGGAACAGCATACCGAGATGGTGACCTACACCGTCTTCACCGAGGGGCTGAGCGACCGGGCGTTTGACCCGGCCGATTTCGATGTCCTGCCCGAAGACTGGCTTGAGGCGGCGCCCGGCGCGCGCATGACCTCCGCGCTGATCCGCATCGCGCCCTGGGAAAGCGACGATGTGGTGCGTGACATGCTGCACACCTGTTTCGTGCCCGAAAGCGTCGCCGTGGCCCGCGTGCTGGACGACGCGGCGATCATGGCGGGCGATTTCCGCATCGACACCGCCGGGCATATCCGCTTCGCGCTCTTTGTGAAGCCCCAGACCGGGCCGCGCCGCATTGGTCGTATCGTGCAGCGCATGTGCGAGATCGAAAGCTACAAGACCATGTCGATGCTGGGCTTTGCCAAGGCGCGCGGGCTCAGCCCCGAGATGCGTGGGATTGACGAGCGTCTCGGCGCGCTGATCGGGGGGCTGTCGGGCGATGGCGGCCGTCCCGCCGAAGAGGCGCTGCACAGCCTGCTCGCCGTCTCTTCCGAGCTCGAGGCGATGGTGGCGCGCTCCTCCTTCCGGATGACGGCGACCATGGCCTATGAGACCATCGTTGACGAACGTATCCGGCTTCTGCGTGAAGAGCGTTTCGAAGGCCGCCAGACCTTTGCCGAATTCATGACCCGCCGGTTTCAGCCCGCCATGCGCACCGTGCGCGCCACCAAGGCGCGGATGGAGGCGATGGCCGAACGCGCCAGCCGCGCGGGCGATCTGTTGCGCACCCGGGTGGATGTGGAACGCTCGGCCCAGAACCAGGCCTTGCTGGAAAGCATGAACCAGCGCGCCGATCTGCAGCTTCGCCTGCAAAAGACCGTCGAGGGGCTCAGCGTGGTGGCGATCAGCTATTACGCGGTGTCGCTCGCGGGTTACCTGCTCTACCCTCTTGCCGGGGCGCTGGGGATCAGCAAGGGGATGCTGCTTGCGGGCGTGACGCTGCCCGTGGTGCTGCTGGTGTGGTGGATGGTCAACAATATCCGCAAACGTCTGCATTGA
- a CDS encoding DUF6476 family protein yields the protein MMSDNLDPQPVDPGLVKYLRLLVTVLTVTMIAGFLVIVVLFVTKFSDAFGGPDLPGEVVLPEGTEAQAFTRAADWFAIVTTDNRILIYDLDGQLMQEIAVTSAQ from the coding sequence ATGATGTCTGACAATCTGGACCCTCAACCGGTTGATCCCGGGCTGGTGAAATACCTGCGCCTTCTGGTGACGGTGCTCACTGTCACGATGATCGCGGGTTTTCTAGTCATCGTGGTGCTGTTTGTCACGAAATTCTCGGATGCTTTCGGCGGGCCAGACCTGCCCGGCGAGGTGGTTTTGCCCGAAGGGACCGAGGCCCAGGCCTTTACCCGCGCCGCCGACTGGTTTGCCATCGTGACCACTGACAACCGCATCCTGATCTATGATCTTGACGGGCAATTGATGCAGGAAATCGCTGTGACATCAGCGCAGTAG
- a CDS encoding RluA family pseudouridine synthase, producing the protein MRTALSITIAADPPPRLDKALSRDVPEGAHLSRTRLARLIGDGQVRVNGSVEVNPKARVAEGDVVEITVPEAEESHIGPEPIPLDVVYEDADLIVINKPAGMVVHPAPGTPSGTLVNALLHHCGESLSGVGGAKRPGVVHRIDKDTSGLLVVAKSDAAHHGLAAQFEAHSVERQYAAVVYGVPDGNDPRLRGIRGATFEAGNILKITTQLARHKTDRQKQAVLFDGGRHAVTRARVVESFGAPACAALVECWLETGRTHQIRVHMAHVGHGLIGDPVYGGRRKLPLRALTQRALDAVAGFSRQALHAAVLGFEHPVTGETLRFEAPMPADMADLIAALRDQRDAAG; encoded by the coding sequence ATGCGCACCGCTCTGAGCATTACCATCGCGGCCGACCCGCCGCCGCGCCTTGATAAGGCGCTTTCGCGCGATGTGCCAGAGGGGGCGCATCTGTCGCGGACGCGGCTGGCGCGGCTGATTGGTGACGGGCAGGTGCGTGTGAACGGCTCGGTCGAGGTCAACCCCAAGGCGCGGGTGGCGGAAGGGGACGTGGTCGAGATCACCGTGCCAGAGGCCGAAGAGAGCCATATCGGGCCGGAGCCGATCCCGCTTGATGTGGTGTATGAGGATGCCGATCTCATCGTGATCAACAAACCGGCAGGCATGGTGGTGCATCCGGCCCCCGGCACGCCGTCGGGCACTCTTGTCAATGCGCTGTTGCATCATTGCGGCGAGAGCCTGTCAGGTGTGGGCGGGGCCAAACGGCCCGGTGTCGTGCACCGGATCGACAAGGATACCAGTGGGTTACTTGTGGTTGCCAAGTCAGACGCGGCACATCATGGATTAGCGGCGCAGTTCGAGGCCCATAGTGTTGAGCGGCAATACGCGGCGGTGGTCTATGGGGTGCCCGATGGGAACGATCCCCGGCTCAGGGGCATTCGCGGCGCGACGTTCGAGGCGGGCAATATCCTGAAGATCACGACGCAACTCGCCCGGCACAAGACCGACCGGCAGAAACAAGCGGTACTCTTTGACGGTGGCCGCCACGCGGTGACCCGTGCGCGGGTGGTGGAGAGCTTTGGTGCGCCTGCCTGCGCCGCCCTCGTGGAATGCTGGCTGGAGACCGGCCGCACCCATCAGATCAGGGTGCATATGGCGCATGTGGGGCATGGGCTGATCGGCGATCCGGTCTATGGCGGGCGGCGTAAATTGCCGCTCAGGGCGCTGACACAGCGCGCTCTCGATGCGGTGGCAGGGTTCTCGCGGCAGGCGCTGCATGCCGCCGTTCTGGGCTTTGAACACCCGGTGACAGGCGAAACCCTGCGGTTCGAGGCCCCGATGCCTGCCGATATGGCGGATCTGATTGCGGCGCTGCGCGATCAGCGCGACGCGGCAGGATAG